CTAGAGAAAGACAGGAGAACATATTCTAGTCATTATTCCACTAGTTCTCGTTGAAAGATTCCAAGATTCGAAGCGTTTTTTTCACTTTAATCCAAGTTTTTGGTGTGGAGAAGGAAAAGGAAGAATCTTGGAAGGAAAACGTGGTATTGCTTGTTCTAGATAAACAGGTGAGAACAGAGAATTTGAGCGAGTGTTTTGTTTTGCAGTGTGTTAGACAGTAATTCCCTTTTTTTATTTCTCTATTTGTTGGTACTGGTGTAAgttcatcctctctctgcatATAGTTTATAACTATGCATGCGgggtttaatatttttttgttctaGTTTTGGGTGTTGCATGATTCTGTAAGAAATAAACTTTGATATTTCCCCCACATTTTTTGAGTTGGTCTGTGTGTATTTGAGGTGGGTTTCTTGTAATTCTGCAAGCCGTGGTGACTGGTAAGATCTTGAgtgaaaatttcattttttttcccaTTTTAGTTGCTTTGCTTTTAAATGGTTTGTGCAGCACATGTATGCAAATGGGTTAGTGTTCTTATTTTAATCAGTCCACAGATTGCTAGTGGTTTCCATGAAATGATTCCTTTGTGTTCCTCAGATTTTGTTGGTCTCTTTGTTTGACTGTTCTTTAATGAGCTTGCACTATAAGTCTTGCAATTCAGGAACATGTATATTGCGCGATCTTCTCATTTACTTTTACAGCCTTGGCCAAACTACCAGTAGTGATTCTTGTTGTCTATTATTTTGTGGTTTTTTTGGTTGATACCGAGGCGCTGTTTTTCTTTTATGTTCTTTTTAGTCACAAGCTGCAAAAATGTTGAATATTATTTATGTACTAATGATTTTTTTGTAGAAAGTTAGGGACTTGAAACTTTTAAGGGTAATGGGGACCTTTTTTGTGGTGGAATGAATCTTTAGGTAACATGTTCAGCGTAAAAGAACACGAATAAAGAAATAGataatgtataataaagaaagATGGTAGAGTGAGAAAGAAAGATTAAAAAACAGAGGAGGTGGTGGAGTAGATTCAGCGGTGAACGAGTAGGGGGGACAGTTGTCCAGAAAAATTCTATTTTTATCTGCAAGTTTTTCAGGAGAAACATCAAATTCTACAACCCCTAAAATGCACAAAATCGACCCCCTAAACTAAATTCTCGAGTCTGCCTGGAGCTGGTAGCAGAtccctaaaatttttgaagaataaTTTAGTACGAAAATAAGTTGGCAATGTCTCCATGGCTGACTAGGTAAGCCCGGAGTCCATGGACTTTGCCACCAACCAAGGGAACAACCTCTTCTTAGGCTCTCTTCCCATTCAAGTGgaattatttctttaaaaccTCAAAAGGAATCATTGTAATCCCCATATTATATTCTTTCTATGCGAGTTGATCTTTATGTTGGTTGCTGTCAAGATTCGGTCGAACTAGGCTAACGTAGAAGATTTCCACTACTCTGAGATCCCATTACTGTCCTCTTGAAGTTCAAGAAATTGGTTGTTAAATTTTCAGGCATTTGGTTCCACACTCAGACCCCATTCGCCTATTTTTGCTGTTTCCAGGACAAGTTTCTTGATCTGGGACAACAGAGAGATTGAAGGTTGATTCAGGGTAGTGAATATGTAGTGTTCAGATGAGTAGAGTTGAAGCATATTTTTGAAGAGAGACAACTCTTTGAGTTGGCAAGATGAAGTTTATGAAGCTTGGATCAAAACCTGATTCCTTTCAGACTGATGGGAACGGCATAAGGTGATTTTTTAAACCATTTTAAACTGAGTAATGTTAGCAATTGTTTTGACTGATTCTGAATTGATTCGCTTCAACTTCTTGCCTAAATTTTCTATAAATTTGTTGTTTAATGTCCTTTTCTTTATGGTTTCAGATAGACACACCTTTGCACCCCCGTATGTGTAATGCATTGTTTAATTTGTTTTTCCTTTTTACAAGGAGATTGTCTGTACTAATTGTGGATCCAAGAATGCGGGTGGGGGGAAAGGCAGTGAGAGGGAGGCAGTGTCAGGCATTTTGGGGGGATGGAGCTTGAAAAAATTAGAGATATAATGtataaaaactaaaattttgaTCGGTTGAGGGGGCATTCGTACCTTGCTCACTGTTTGGTTCACCGCCCCTGCTGTCGTcgcaattttaaattttctcgAGTTTGCATATGGTTTTCCACTAGATGTGAAGTCATTATTTTCTGTTGAAGTAATGTTTCCGAAGAGAGTGCTTATGCGGACTAATGATTCTTCCCCTATACATCCTGGCCTGATTAGTTTTTCATGAAGTAGTACCGGAAAATTTGATCTCTTTTTTTGATTTTATGTTGAAACATTGCTCTTCTTCATTTGTCGGTTGGGAAACTTACCAGTCCTGGTGTCAATATTTCTGACGACGATCCACCTTGGTTTATATGTTTTGATAGTTTATATGTACTGATTGTTTTGTTTCTCCTGAACTAATCAACGAGATCTGATCCCCTCGTATATTTACTGCTCAAAAGTGACTGATAGAATTTCATCCGCAGATACGTGGCCACGGAGTTGGCAACAGATATTGTTGTTCATGTAGGTGacacaaagttctatttacacaAGGTAATGGCCATCTTACCATTTCTTTAACACCCATTTTCTGTAGATCAATCCAAACCCCTTTGTTTGCAATATCAACTTTAActtgcttttatttttattctgCAGTTCCCCCTTGTCTCAAAAAGTGGACGCTTACAGAAGTTAGTTTCGTCAGCCAGTGAAGGAAATGGAGATGAAGTGCACATACAAGATATTCCGGGTGGATCAAGTGCTTTTGAAATATGTGCCAAGTTCTGTTATGGAATGACTGTTACTCTAAATGCTTACAACGTTGTCGCAGCACGATGTGCAGCCGAGTTTCTCGAAATGCACGAGACCATAGACAAAGGTAACCTCATATACAAGGTCGATATTTTTCTTACATCCAGCATCTATAGAAGCTGGAAGGACTCAATTATCGTTCTTCAAACCACAAAATCACTGCTTCCGATTTCGGAGGAATTGAAGTTAACGAGCCATTGCATAGATGCGGTTGCTTCAAAGGCATCACTTGATGTTTCCAAGGTGGACTTTTCCTACACGTATAATAACCAGAAAAAGAATCCTGAGGAAAATGGGGATGGTTTAGCCTTAAATGGTGTTAGAACCAGAATGGTACCTGATGATTGGTGGGTCGAAGACCTGTGCGAACTTGAAATAGATTTATTCAAACGGGTTATTGTCAGTATAAAAAATAAAGGAATAGTATGGAATGAAGTAGTTGGAGAAGCTTTAAAAGCATATGCTTATCGGAAGTTTCCTCCCTCCGGAAAGGGTGTAATTCAACAAAATGACGTCTCCAACTTACGATCCGTATTGGATACCATTGTTTGGCTCTTGCCCAGTGAAAAAGGTTCTGTATCTTGTAGTTTCTTGCTGAAGTTATTGAAAGCGGCCATCTCGGTTGACTCGGGAGAAACTGTAAGCATGGAGCTTATAAAAAGAATAGGGCAGCAATTGGAGGAGGCTTCAGTTAATGATATATTGATACGAGCCCATGAAAGAGAATCAATTATTTATGACATATCGATTGTCAAGAAAATACTCGAAGAATTTATTACACAAGATCGGCATGCCGAACCTGAAACAGAAAATGGCAATGAAATTCATGAGATCAGAAAGCCAGGAATCTTATCTGAAGCATCGAAACTTATGGTTGCAAAGCTAGTCGACGGCTACCTAGCAGAGATCGCAAAGGACCCAAATCTACCTATGCCAACGTTCATTAGCGTCGCAGAAATGGTCTCTAGTTTCTCACGTCCGGCACACGACGGTCTGTATCGTGCCATTGATACATATCTCAAGGTAAAATCCCTCTTTCAACTGTGCATGGAGTTAGTTTTGAGAAATGCCACCTAGCAACGGATagcattttatttttatcattacCCTTAACAAGATTGTGAATAAATCAAACGTAACAAAAATGAGTATTTTTGTTATATTCAAGCACATCTCAATTTTTTTAGCCAAATCAAAGCTAGATTTGAAGATTGAATGTCGAGAACTAGTTCAAGTTTCGCTTGACGCGGAGTTCGGATTCATGTTTAATTTTGAATATACGTGTAAAATCTTTGTAGATATTATTAGCTCACAAACCAGGCCCAAGCTGTCATAAATGATATTTAGTCTTAAATttggttttaaaatatttatgtttggcttgagtttgatattttaaaatatgaactGAGAACAAAAGTTCATAGAAATTGCATCTTCCCCTTTCATCAGGTCAAACAACTGCCGTCCTGAATGCTCTCTGTTCTCATCTTTTTTATCTGTGTTTATCAACTGATTTTCTTTTGCAGGAGCATCCAGGTATCACCAAAAGTGATCGGAAGCGAATATGCCGGCTCATGGACTGCAAACGACTCACGTCAGATGCGTGCATGCATGCAGTTCAAAACGAGCGACTCCCTTTGCGAGTAGTTGTACAAGTCCTCTTTTTCGAGCAAGTTCGGGCCGCTGCTTCATCGGGCAGCACGACTCCTGATCTTCCAAAAGCCATAAAAGACCTCAACTGTGCCTCTTACGGGAGCTCAAGATCGGTTAATACTAATAACGATGAAGATTGGGACGGTGTTGCCTCAGCAGAAGAACTCAGAGCCTTAAGAGGAGAGCTGGCAGCTTTAAGATTGGGAAATGGAGTGGTAAATGACAGAAACATTGCAGAACATAGGATTAGTAACAGTGACAGGACTGCTGTTAGTAGGGTGAAAGGTTTGcttatttctaaaaaaatacTATCGAAAATTTGGTCGAGAAAAGGGAACGGGGCAGAAAATAGTGGATCGGACTCGTCTGAGAGTCTTGGCTCGAACAATCACGACGATGCGAAGTTTACACCGACGAGGAAAGGGAGGCATTCTGTATCTTAGGATGGGAAAAGTACGTGAAAGATTTGATTTTTGTGGTCTTTTGTATGTTTTTTCCTTCATTTCATTTTAAGGACATCATTTAATTAGCATTGCTACGCAGTCAGATGTGAAGTTATGCTAAATGTCTGGTGTTTTTTTCAAGTCTTGTTTTTCGTCATCTATTTATGTATTGCATACATGTCTCTTGTAGGACCAAATGTGAAATTATAGTTGAATAATGGTTTGACTCAAATttattaaatcattatatttttaTAGTTTAAATGTTAcgttttaattgtttttttttatcgatAATTCATGTTAAAAAACTATGAATATATGTAAATGAGAATATAATCATCACTTGACGGTCATCGATATGAATAaacaatggcaaaaacttgtgtgagacggtctcaaagatcgtattttgtgaaatatatcttttatttgggtcatccatgaaaaaatattattttttatgttaaaattattattttttattatgaatatagatagagttgacccgtctcacaaatacagattcgcgagatcgtctcacaagagacctactcataaacAAATATAATAATTGGTTTTCTCtgtaatatatttaaaaatgtattttgaaagtGTGATTAATGAAAATCTTTATGTTacacaaatatattaaaatcGAGACAAATTAATCAAGGCTATCTTGGAATATTtatgatatacatatatatttaaatcGAAACATTTAATCAATATTATATCtcgaaatatttatattatacaCATATCCAACTTGAatcattaaattttgttttgAGAATATTATTATATGGTCTCAAAACATTTAATCCATGGCaacttaaataatatttaataaccTTAACACATTTtccaaaatataaatatatttgtaTGATGTTAACGAATGTAATTTTGGCCAAAAAAATGTTATATTTCTATATTTAacatatttttttgtttatataaGGTAGAGTATCTGTTGTTTTtgcaaaaaatattataacttaTAATTGCTTGTCAAAATGTAATAGATATTTAAGTTTAATAATAACTACA
This region of Primulina eburnea isolate SZY01 chromosome 14, ASM2296580v1, whole genome shotgun sequence genomic DNA includes:
- the LOC140811779 gene encoding phototropic-responsive NPH3 family protein NPY2-like → MKFMKLGSKPDSFQTDGNGIRYVATELATDIVVHVGDTKFYLHKFPLVSKSGRLQKLVSSASEGNGDEVHIQDIPGGSSAFEICAKFCYGMTVTLNAYNVVAARCAAEFLEMHETIDKGNLIYKVDIFLTSSIYRSWKDSIIVLQTTKSLLPISEELKLTSHCIDAVASKASLDVSKVDFSYTYNNQKKNPEENGDGLALNGVRTRMVPDDWWVEDLCELEIDLFKRVIVSIKNKGIVWNEVVGEALKAYAYRKFPPSGKGVIQQNDVSNLRSVLDTIVWLLPSEKGSVSCSFLLKLLKAAISVDSGETVSMELIKRIGQQLEEASVNDILIRAHERESIIYDISIVKKILEEFITQDRHAEPETENGNEIHEIRKPGILSEASKLMVAKLVDGYLAEIAKDPNLPMPTFISVAEMVSSFSRPAHDGLYRAIDTYLKEHPGITKSDRKRICRLMDCKRLTSDACMHAVQNERLPLRVVVQVLFFEQVRAAASSGSTTPDLPKAIKDLNCASYGSSRSVNTNNDEDWDGVASAEELRALRGELAALRLGNGVVNDRNIAEHRISNSDRTAVSRVKGLLISKKILSKIWSRKGNGAENSGSDSSESLGSNNHDDAKFTPTRKGRHSVS